A single window of Candidatus Dormiibacterota bacterium DNA harbors:
- a CDS encoding prepilin-type N-terminal cleavage/methylation domain-containing protein, with protein MRKDKGFTLIELLIVVAIIGIIAAIAIPNLLNAIDRGKQKRTMADMRSIGTAVESYAVDNNFYPKGMSSVPASGISTYVSPIYIKTVPTTDGWNNAWDCDSVAGGTQYTITSPAKDGVQGTQTGGQTTDFNCDILFANGQFFQWPQGTQT; from the coding sequence ATGCGCAAGGACAAAGGCTTCACACTGATCGAGCTCCTGATCGTCGTGGCCATCATCGGGATCATCGCCGCCATAGCAATCCCGAACCTGCTGAACGCGATCGACAGGGGCAAGCAGAAGAGGACGATGGCCGACATGCGGTCCATCGGAACGGCGGTCGAGTCCTACGCGGTGGACAACAATTTCTACCCGAAGGGCATGTCCAGCGTCCCGGCCTCGGGCATCAGCACCTACGTCTCGCCGATCTACATCAAGACGGTGCCGACGACGGACGGCTGGAACAACGCCTGGGACTGCGACTCGGTGGCGGGCGGGACACAGTACACGATCACCAGCCCGGCGAAGGACGGCGTGCAGGGTACGCAGACCGGAGGTCAGACGACCGACTTCAACTGCGACATCCTGTTTGCCAACGGCCAGTTCTTCCAGTGGCCGCAGGGTACCCAGACCTAG
- a CDS encoding O-antigen ligase family protein — protein MTRTHILMPALAVALLVPAVLRPPETYAWSGAVCAILLAAAGWLAWRSADGVPPLPAWTAGLLPLAFASLLLSSCRARAFDEAALVATVVLAAVLGQAIASDRRGREVVAGVLVALGCIAAVLAVLQAHITYRQELQSLLEGTAPVSPYVLARLRDGRPAGPFTLPAALGGFFALTLPLTLLGRRSLSGRGMRGVLVAAALLQAYALFLTRSIGGLAATAVSLSLSLPFLAARRRLVLLAAVALVVLAVGVHFLRARSQEFGAPGGDPFLLRAGNWRAAAGMIRDHPVFGTGPGSFGTFYPRYMRPGMNETRYAHNSYLQVIAGWGVWAIVPMLGVLLAFARRLRESWRGRAGELPYAAAAASFLVHNLMDFTAFLPSVAIPGALLVGLACGSRAPSAPSARTVRGAGPAVGLRAFLLGMALIGFVGHSVVTALATDLIDRARVAAVEGSDREALSLARRAARVRPSDPAPRAFVAEWVLAHGMSDGVLSREGRSQAESAVRLDPESAILHYDLSLYMRSYRETGAAYREQWIAHVLFPLKQDYSLPEAVPCRRSEP, from the coding sequence TTGACCCGGACTCACATCCTGATGCCGGCGCTCGCGGTGGCGCTCCTGGTGCCGGCGGTGCTGCGTCCCCCGGAGACCTACGCGTGGTCCGGGGCCGTCTGCGCGATCCTGCTGGCCGCCGCAGGCTGGCTGGCCTGGCGTTCGGCGGACGGGGTGCCGCCGCTGCCCGCGTGGACGGCGGGGCTGCTGCCGCTCGCCTTTGCGAGTCTCCTCCTGTCCTCCTGCCGGGCGCGCGCCTTCGACGAGGCCGCCCTGGTCGCGACCGTCGTGCTCGCGGCTGTTCTGGGGCAGGCGATCGCCTCCGATCGGCGCGGGCGCGAGGTGGTCGCGGGGGTTCTCGTGGCCCTCGGATGCATCGCCGCCGTTCTGGCCGTGCTGCAGGCCCACATCACGTATCGTCAGGAACTGCAGAGTCTGCTCGAGGGGACCGCTCCGGTTTCACCGTACGTCCTGGCGCGCCTGCGGGACGGGAGGCCGGCCGGACCGTTCACGCTTCCCGCGGCGCTCGGAGGATTCTTCGCGCTGACGTTGCCCCTGACCCTTCTGGGGAGGCGCTCCCTCAGCGGACGCGGGATGCGGGGCGTCCTGGTCGCCGCCGCTCTTCTTCAGGCGTACGCACTCTTCCTGACCCGATCGATCGGCGGGCTCGCGGCGACCGCCGTCTCCTTGTCGCTGTCCCTCCCGTTCCTCGCCGCACGACGGCGCCTCGTTCTCCTCGCCGCGGTCGCGCTGGTGGTGCTCGCAGTCGGCGTCCACTTCCTGCGCGCCCGCAGCCAGGAGTTCGGCGCGCCCGGAGGCGATCCGTTCCTTCTGCGGGCCGGGAACTGGCGGGCGGCCGCCGGGATGATCCGCGACCATCCTGTGTTCGGAACGGGCCCCGGTTCGTTCGGAACCTTCTACCCGCGCTATATGCGCCCGGGCATGAACGAGACGCGGTACGCGCACAACTCGTATCTTCAAGTGATCGCCGGCTGGGGCGTCTGGGCGATCGTGCCGATGCTGGGCGTCCTGCTGGCCTTCGCGCGGAGGCTGCGGGAGTCCTGGCGCGGGCGCGCCGGCGAGCTGCCGTACGCGGCGGCCGCGGCCTCATTCCTGGTCCACAACCTGATGGACTTCACGGCGTTCCTGCCGAGCGTCGCCATCCCGGGGGCGCTTCTGGTCGGTCTGGCCTGTGGATCGCGCGCCCCGTCCGCGCCGTCCGCCCGGACCGTGCGGGGCGCAGGGCCCGCGGTGGGGCTGCGGGCCTTCCTTCTGGGGATGGCGCTGATCGGCTTCGTGGGACACTCTGTCGTCACCGCGCTCGCGACGGACCTGATCGACCGGGCGCGCGTCGCGGCCGTCGAGGGGAGCGACCGGGAGGCCCTGTCGCTGGCCCGGCGGGCCGCCCGGGTGCGACCATCGGATCCAGCGCCGCGCGCCTTCGTGGCGGAATGGGTCCTGGCGCACGGCATGAGCGACGGCGTCCTGAGCCGGGAGGGAAGGAGCCAGGCGGAGAGCGCCGTCCGCCTCGATCCCGAGTCGGCGATCCTGCACTACGATCTGTCGCTCTACATGAGGTCGTACCGCGAGACCGGAGCCGCCTACCGCGAACAGTGGATCGCGCACGTCCTGTTCCCGCTCAAGCAGGACTACAGTCTCCCGGAGGCGGTCCCCTGCAGGAGAAGCGAACCGTGA